One Nicotiana tomentosiformis chromosome 4, ASM39032v3, whole genome shotgun sequence genomic window carries:
- the LOC104102965 gene encoding probable hexosyltransferase MUCI70, protein MAQYRQSGGGLGFSNNSGVVRNGVASDHHVSIGIRSNKQHQSRNQHRRLKSTARKISIGAIIVILFVAFVVSVSAFFYFTSQNRELDNNHFQDDVDVENDSDFLTNVTRTQGKVLQFGHGSVTHGRDSRYWDKDDRRRDDDYNEEDLERVTDGDLDKNQSPPDGKRSDKKSLSKGLDHDGNGLYNEAGRDELKKYEAKYQASLENAGHSQDGHHLTDQQSDDADKGRKSETMDADDGYDDGIDLEDAHTDGYDDVGHEDWDHTVAAESQDINERHSLDTHGAGNKNQNHAKEAGKTSKDFSNKESSSSSHHPKKSSSEKRPVPRRKPRKHACEMKILNASALIVEPLESRKFGRFSLQYTETEDRPVDTANWEPRFAGHQSLEEREESFLARNQKINCGFVGGPEGTPSTGFDLAEDDAKYISSCHIAVVSCIFGNSDRLRIPVGKMVSRVSKKNVCFVMFVDEVTLQTLSAEGKMPDSMGFVGLWKIVVVKNLPYSDMRRVGKIPKLLSHRLFTSARYSIWLDSKLRLQLDPLLILEYFLWRKGYEYAISNHYDRHCVWEEVAQNKKLNKYNHTVIDEQFAFYQADGLQRFNASDPNKLLHSNVPEGSFIVRAHTPMSNLFSCLWFNEVERFTPRDQLSFAYTYYKLRRTNPDKPFYLNMFKDCERRKIAKLFRHRSDEKRNIAQRGTE, encoded by the exons ATGGCTCAGTACAGACAATCAGGTGGTGGTTTAGGTTTTAGCAATAACAGTGGAGTTGTTCGAAACGGCGTCGCATCGGATCATCATGTATCTATTGGGATTCGTTCGAATAAGCAGCATCAATCGCGAAATCAGCACCGTCGACTGAAGTCCACTGCCCGCAAGATCTCGATTGGTGCTATCATCGTTATTCTTTTCGTCGCCTTTGTTGTTTCTGTCTCTGCTTTCTTCTATTTCACTTCTCAAAATAGAG AATTGGATAATAATCACTTTCAAGATGATGTTGATGTAGAAAACGATTCAGATTTCCTTACAAATGTGACACGGACACAAGGGAAAGTTCTCCAATTTGGACATGGATCAGTAACTCATGGCCGGGATTCTCGTTATTGGGACAAGGATGACAGGAGAAGGGATGATGATTACAATGAGGAGGACTTGGAGCGGGTTACTGATGGTGACTTGGATAAGAATCAAAGTCCTCCAGATGGGAAGAGAAGCGATAAGAAGTCTCTTTCAAAAGGATTGGATCATGATGGCAATGGTTTATACAACGAAGCTGGACGTGATGAGTTGAAAAAATATGAAGCCAAATATCAAGCTTCCTTGGAGAATGCTGGGCACTCACAAGACGGACATCATTTAACAGACCAGCAATCTGATGATGCTGACAAGGGAAGGAAAAGTGAGACTATGGATGCTGATGATGGATATGATGATGGCATTGACTTAGAAGATGCACATACAGACGGATATGATGATGTTGGACATGAAGATTGGGACCATACTGTTGCTGCCGAATCTCAGGACATAAATGAGAGACATTCGTTAGATACACATGGTGCTGGAAATAAAAATCAAAATCATGCCAAAGAGGCTGGTAAAACATCCAAGGACTTTTCCAATAAGGAATCCTCTTCAAGTTCTCATCACCCTAAAAAGTCTTCATCAGAAAAGCGTCCAGTACCCAGAAGAAAGCCAAGGAAGCATG CTTGTGAGATGAAAATTTTGAACGCTAGTGCTCTTATTGTGGAACCTTTGGAAAGTCGAAAGTTTGGAAGATTCTCATTGCAGTATACAGAAACAGAGGATAGGCCTGTTGACACTGCAAACTGGGAACCAAGATTTGCTGGGCATCAAAGTCTGGAAGAACGGGAAGAATCTTTTCTTGCACGCAATCAGAAAATAAACTGTGGCTTCGTTGGAGGTCCTGAAGGAACGCCAAGTACCGGTTTTGACTTGGCAGAAGATGATGCAAAATACATTAGCAGTTGCCACATTGCTGTAGTTTCATGCATCTTTGGAAATTCAGATCGCTTGAGAATACCAGTGGGCAAAATG GTCTCCCGTGTATCAAAGAAAAATGTTTGCTTCGTTATGTTTGTGGATGAAGTTACTCTACAAACTCTTTCAGCTGAAGGTAAGATGCCCGACAGCATGGGATTTGTAGGTTTATGGAAGATCGTAGTGGTAAAAAATCTTCCTTATTCTGATATGCGGAGAGTGGGAAAGATACCGAAGTTATTGTCTCATCGGCTCTTTACTTCAGCCAG GTATTCAATATGGTTAGATAGCAAGCTTCGCCTGCAGCTTGACCCCCTACTCATCTTGGAGTACTTTCTGTGGCGAAAAGGTTATGAATATGCAATTTCCAATCACTATGACAGGCATTGTGTGTGGGAAGAAGTTGCGCAAAACAAGAAGCTTAACAAGTACAATCATACTGTCATAGATGAACAATTTGCATTTTACCAGGCTGATGGATTGCAAAGATTTAATGCATCTGATCCAAACAAGCTTCTTCACAGCA ATGTACCAGAAGGATCTTTTATTGTGCGGGCTCACACGCCAATGTCAAACTTGTTTTCTTGTTTATGGTTTAACGAGGTCGAGCGGTTTACTCCCCGTGATCAGCTTAGTTTTGCATATACATACTATAAATTGAGAAGAACAAACCCAGATAAACCTTTTTATCTCAACATGTTCAAG GATTGTGAAAGGCGAAAGATAGCTAAGTTGTTCCGTCACAGATCAGACGAGAAGAGGAATATCGCTCAACGTGGGACAGAGTAG
- the LOC138910017 gene encoding uncharacterized protein — translation MERTFMACLSSFHQRKCIFHVSNDETMALFASLTTEIKNLQISLANNSLTLQWCIEAMTLLQKLHSEFLLMILEKLKVPFTWNNVFNNIMNLYMNESLNIMELCNMLKSSSCKINMYRLRVDTTIKNLNNYRREAFANMQSIQKENKRIHGGICQEMNRDCSSDLLYAITVAMSLLFFILISVFLYPTSKVEVDDKNLCNSPGIKSFRDSVNGLVTDFHRKYYRDGERWMIGFHEYEEMEKAIMQAKAKLKRGHAEDKEDIKRNKEVILQKSAALKAGLEKFESQINQVFEQVLKGRNKLLHIIDKGNGI, via the coding sequence ATGGAAAGAACATTTATGGCTTGTCTTTCTTCATTTCACCAAAGGAAATGTATCTTTCATGTTAGCAATGATGAAACTATGGCTCTTTTTGCTTCTTTAACCACTGAAATCAAGAATCTCCAGATATCACTAGCAAACAATTCTTTAACTCTTCAATGGTGTATAGAAGCCATGACTTTGCTACAGAAACTTCACTCTGAATTTCTGCTCATGATATTGGAGAAATTAAAGGTACCTTTTACTTGGAATAATGTGTTCAATAATATTATGAACTTGTACATGAATGAGAGTTTGAACATCATGGAGCTATGTAACATGTTGAAGTCATCAAGTTGTAAGATCAATATGTATCGTTTAAGAGTTGATACTACAATCAAGAATCTGAATAATTATCGGAGAGAAGCTTTTGCCAATATGCAATCAATACAAAAGGAGAACAAGAGAATTCATGGTGGAATTTGTCAAGAAATGAATAGGGATTGTTCAAGTGATCTGCTTTATGCAATTACAGTTGCAATgagtttattattttttattcttatAAGTGTTTTTTTGTATCCAACTAGTAAGGTGGAAGTTGATGATAAGAATTTATGTAACTCTCCTGGAATTAAGTCATTCAGGGACTCAGTTAATGGCCTTGTCACTGATTTTCACAGGAAATATTACAGGGATGGAGAGAGGTGGATGATAGGTTTTCATGAGTATGAAGAAATGGAGAAGGCAATAATGCAAGCAAAAGCTAAGTTGAAAAGGGGACATGCAGAAGATAAAGAAGATATAAAGAGAAATAAAGAAGTTATTCTGCAGAAATCTGCAGCATTAAAGGCTGGTTTGGAGAAGTTTGAGTCACAAATAAATCAAGTTTTTGAACAAGTGCTAAAAGGAAGGAATAAGCTGCTCCACATCATCGATAAAGGCAATGGCATTTAG